Part of the Faecalibacterium duncaniae genome, GTCTTCGACGGGACGGTCTTGCGGATCATTGGCTGCTGACAGTCTCCGCAGAACAGGAAGCCGGAAAACAGATGCGCCTCGTCCTGATCGGGTGAACAGCGCATATCTCTCTGCATCATGACCTTGACCGCCATGAAGTCCTCGTAGGAGACAAGAGCTTCATGCGCGTTCTCAACCTTGACCCATTCGGATTCATCCTTGCTTTTCACGACGCGGACTTTGTAGTTGGGAGTGCCGCGCTTGCCCTGAGCCAGAACGCCGATATAAACCTCGTTGGTGAGAATACGCTGGACGGCTTTGTATGTCCATTTTGCGGTATCGCCGGTTTTGAAGACGGTATCAAACTTCACACCGGCGGAATGCTTATATTCCATTGGGGACAGGACGCCCATCTGGTTCAGACGCTTTGCAATGCGCCCAATGGAGAAGCCGTCCTTGTACATGGAAAAGATCATCTGTACATATTCGCTGACCGCTTCATCCACGATGAGCTGGTTTTTGTTCTCCGGCGATTTCATGTAGCCGTAAGGCGCGAACGAGCCGACGAACTCACCGCTCTTCTGCTTGACTTCCAGACTGCTTCGGATTTTCATGGAGATGTCCTTGCAGTAAGAATCGTTAATCAGGTTTTTGAACGGGATAACAAAGGAGTCGGACTGCGGATCACCGGTCAGACTGTCATACGCATCATTGATTGCGATGAAGCGTATGCCGAGCTGCGGGAATATCTTCTCAATGTAACGTCCGCCGTCGATGTAGTTTCTTGAGAAGCGGCTGAGATCCTTGACTACAATGCAGTCAAGCGCACCTTTGCGGATTGCCTCTTCCAGCTTTTTGAACTGAGGACGATTGAAGGAAACGCCGCTGTAACCGTCATCCACAAACGGCTCACAGACAAGCTCCAAATCCTCATGCCTTGCGATATAGTCCTCGCAGATGGCTCTCTGGCTGGCGATGGAGTTGCTTTCAACTTTATCTCCATCCTCACGGGACAGACGGCAGTAGATCGCCGTGCGGTAAACCTTGTCTGGCATAAAAATAACCTCCGTTTTTCTGTTTGGTGTGGTACATCAAATCAGAAAGACGAAGGCTTGCTTCAACTCTTATGAAGAGGAACACGAAAACGCCACATGACCATCAGGGCAAGCGGCTTAATCCGTATTCTTCTTTTTTGACCGATTTCATTATACCACAGGCTCAATCGCTTGTCCATAGAACCGGGTGAAAAGATTCAGACTGTTCATAAATCAGAGACCTCTCAGATAGTGTTCCAGACAATCTTCCATTGTCGTGTCCGTCTCGGCGAAGCTGATCTTCACCACAGTTTTTCCGTCCAGATAACAATAGGGATTTCTGATCTGCTTGATGAACTCCCTCAGCCTGTCCTCTCGCAGTGCCGCAGGATCAAGCCGGATGCTGCTTCTCTGAACGAGTGTGTTACGGTCAACCGTTTTCGGGCTGACGTTTTTCATTGCTTCAATGCCCATCATATTCTAAGCACCTCCTGTTTCGTGGATTATTCAGGACAAAAGGATATGGCAGAGCATCTTGTGAAGACACTCTGCCACATAGTTTTCATCCTGAAACTATATAGTAAGTTTCTTTTGGGTTTGTTTCATTGTCCGGCATATTTGCAGCTCGCGCCCCTGCCAGAAGAACTTTGCAGTTCCGGGAATGCTGCGGACTACCAATGGTCAATCGGTATCATGGGACTCTCACCCCTCCGAGGAACGCTCCGAGCCGCCCATTCAAAGAAAAGACGGAAGTATCATTATACCCGGCATCTGCATCGTCGCAAGCAGCCGCACCACACGACTGTTATAGCTCTCCGGAGGTCGCTCACTCCCTTTCGGGAGGTCTTGGCGTCGGAAGCTGTGTTGCTTCGCAGAAGCGGAAAGATCCGCAGCACTGAACTATTCAGTTTTCAAGGAGCAGTGAAGTGGTCTGATTGACCCTTTCACTTTACAACGGACATCTTTTTGCCGTTTGTTGAGTACCTCTCAAAAAATTCTTTGAAATTTTTTCTGCACCGCTGCTTTGAGGTCAAATGCAGCTCTGATGCCGATGCCTTTCCTCCGGGCAAACTCTCGAAGAGTCAGTCCTTCACGGGTCATCGCAAGATACAATTCGCGCTGCTTCTCGGTCAGAATAGAAAGAAGCTCCTTCTCTTTGAGGGCGGTGATCAGTTCCTCCATGCAGTCGCGGGAGTCTGCCAGCCATGCAGCGGACTTCACATCGTCCTCCGGCATAGCGTCAAGGGACAGCACGGTATCAGAAATTTTCTCTGCGCCGTCCTCATCCTCAGAGGTGTTGTCAGAGCCATACGAGCGTCTGATCCGCTTTTCCTCTGCGCGAAGGATTCTCATAACCTTGCGGTCAACCTCGGAAACTTCGCCGGTTCGTTTCACGCGCACCATGCACTTGCCGTCCTCCGTAGTCCATAGGTCGTAATCGAACGCGATAGGGGTCTTAGGGATTTTCATTGTTCATCCTTTCCGCTGCGCGGGAGCAGCGGGAAGGGTGAAGACAGAAAAAGAGCCGCATGACGGTGAGGTTTGAATCCCATGCCGATAAAACAGAGCAATTAAACTCTGTCTCATGCGGCATTAGGATGACTTCACCTATCAGGCGGCTCCACAGCTCAGCTATGACATATATTTTATTTTAGAACAGAGGCTTGTCCTCCGGTTCTTACTTGGTACGCGGTCGCAGTCTTCTCATATTCAGCACATCAAAGACTGTGATCCGCCCGCATTTCTTGCACTTGGATTCTACATGACCCCTCGTGTCCTCGTAGACAGCAATGGCATTATGCTGACAATACGGACATTTCAGGTATCGGGGCTTCTGCTGGGAAATGGCAACTCTTGCCCTGCGGATTTTTTCGATCAGCTCCGGCGTCGGTTCCTGAACCCGAATGGATGCTCTCTTCATTACCACACCTCCAATGGGTCAACATACTCACTGAATGGACGATCTACCATGTAGCCGAGCTGACGAAGGCGGATAGACGCCGTTGTCTTGGAGACACCGAACAACCGGCAGAAAAGGCGCAGCGTTAAGTGATCACCATACGAATACCTCCCCTCGTAATTGATCAGCGGCGTTTCTGCAAACCGACGCATTGCCAGGTCAACCTCTTTTTGAGGAAGCAGGATCGCCGCGCCCAAGACATTTGCTTGCCACTCGTTCCAGTCCTCGCGGGTTTTCAGCTCTCGCGGCGTATAGGCTGTCCGTGCGGAATATTTCATTTCGCAGGACGCCTTTACCTCTTCCGATTCCAGTTGGAAGAGAATCTGATGGGCGCACTCGTGGGCAAGGGTAAATCTGCGCTTGGCGCAGAGCCGCTGCACGTTGCCGGATCGAATGAAGCTCTCGTCCAAGATGACCTGATTACGCTTCAAAGCCAGTGTGCGCGTAATACCAAGTTCCGTGATCTTGTACTCAGTGTTGGCATAGGCAGTGACACCGCAGATGCTTCCGTCCGGCGAGAGACGGGCGAATGATACGCGAAGACCGAGATAGTTCTTTGCAAACTGATCAATGGGTGTTGGCAAAGCTGATCGGTCGGGCTTGTCCGCCTCATCCCCGAAAAAGAACCGGTTGAAGTCCTTCGTTGTTGAGGCTGCAATTTCTTCAAGTTGGCGCTGGGATAAAATCATGAGCAGTTGTCCTCCTTTGCTTCGACGAACCACTTGTCTCCTTCGTGGAAAAGAAATGACTCCTTTCCGCGAATCTGAACTGTGTAACGGATGCCTCCGCCCCCAACCTTTTTGGATGTGGCGCGGCATTTGTATAGAATCTGGTCGATTTGAAAGATTACACCGTTGTCCCACCAGATAAGGCGAGGGAGGATTGCCCCCTCCTTGTCCACATCCAGCGTAACCGGGACGTATGCTTTTCTGTACTGTGTAGCCATTTCTGTTTTTCTCACTCCTGTTCCCTCATACCGGTGTATGCCGGTACGGATGATCTTCGGCAGCATAAATGCCTGTCCATTTGAACTGCTCAAAAGATGTAACTTTTTCGTGTACAACTACTCATGCCCCTTGACAGGATGAGCAATTCAGGATATACTATGAGTAGTTGGATTGCTCAGTCATTATTATACGCACTTCAAGTGCCTTTGTCAATAGACTTGCGCAATTTGATGTCGCAAACTTTTTGTGAACAGGAGTGATTACCAAAATGACGTTTGGAGAGAAATTCAAGGCTGAACGGGAGAAGCGGAAGCTGACCCAGCAGGAAGTAGCCGATGCACTGGGGATCAACAGGCGTATGATTACCCGGTACGAGAACGGCATTTCCTTTCCCCGTACCAAGGACGCTTACAGAAAAATCGCGGAATACTTCAAGGTGGATGTGAACTATCTGCTGACCGAGGACGAAGAGTTTGTGGTTCAGGCATCCGAGCAGTACGGCTCCCGTGGCATGAAACAGGCAAAGGACCTGATTGAAGGGATGTCCGGCTTGTTTGCGGGCGGTACGCTGTCTGAGCAGGACAAGGATGCGGTGATGAAGGCGTTGCAGGATATATATTGGGAATCCAAAGCCCGGAATGTTGAGAAATACACGCCGAAGAAATACAAGAAGACCGGTACGGACGCAGAGGAATAACTGTCTGCGTCTCGGTTTCTTGACGGATTTACTTTGACTGTTTTCAACATGAAAGGGGTGAAGGTCCCGTGATAATTCGCTCCGAGGAAATATACAAAAAGGCGAACAGCATTGTCAAAAGCTGTGGAACAAGAGATACCTTGAAGATTGCCCGTGAGCTGGGCATTCATCTCCATTTTCTTGACAATCTGAACGATCTGCTCGGAATGTACACCTACCGCCATAAAGAGCGGCATATTCTTCTGAACTCCAACATGGAGTATCTGATCATGCAAATGGTTTGCGGTCACGAGATCGGGCATGATACCTTTCACCGTGATCTTGCCAAAGGAAACGAACCGCTCCCGGAGTTCGTGCTGTTCGATATGCGCACAAAACACGAATATGAGGCGAATGCGTTTGCCTCACACCTGATCATTGACGATGATGAGCTGATTGACCTGATGAAGCAGGACTACGATGTGGTGCAGCTCTCGGCTGCAATGGGAACAAACATCAACCTGATGCTGATAAAGCTCAACGAACTGAACCGCATGGGCTGGCAGCTCAACTTGCCTTATGTACCGCACTCTGACTTCCTGAAAAATGTCAGACCGGAGGGGTGAATGAGGATGAAGGATAGTAATTAGATGAACAACGACGACTATAAAGAAGCCCTTTTCTATGCCGCTTCCATCTTTAACGAACGCTTGGGGGCAGAGTTCAGTGAGGACAACCTTGTACTGCGCTGCTTTCAGACGGAAAACCAGCAGGAAGTCTTTGAGCAGTTCTGCAAGCAGTATTTTCCTGACCGGCTGGAAGACCGATATACAGAGGACGGCTATTTTGACTTTCACGCCTCTGCATTCGTCGGCACAGGAGATGGCGCGGAC contains:
- a CDS encoding recombinase family protein, with the translated sequence MPDKVYRTAIYCRLSREDGDKVESNSIASQRAICEDYIARHEDLELVCEPFVDDGYSGVSFNRPQFKKLEEAIRKGALDCIVVKDLSRFSRNYIDGGRYIEKIFPQLGIRFIAINDAYDSLTGDPQSDSFVIPFKNLINDSYCKDISMKIRSSLEVKQKSGEFVGSFAPYGYMKSPENKNQLIVDEAVSEYVQMIFSMYKDGFSIGRIAKRLNQMGVLSPMEYKHSAGVKFDTVFKTGDTAKWTYKAVQRILTNEVYIGVLAQGKRGTPNYKVRVVKSKDESEWVKVENAHEALVSYEDFMAVKVMMQRDMRCSPDQDEAHLFSGFLFCGDCQQPMIRKTVPSKTKKYIYYVCSTNKHSRTCSPHSIAAKEVEEKVFRAIHDQIELVINLEHALAMIERLPSQSRKAFNYEAQIAKIEEEIERYQKLKLGLYENFIGGVIDKSEYFEFRSSYTKIIEDKQEALLRVKKEMKQTVTTGTTERNWVTLFKQYENVEELNRRVLMSLVDRILIHENHAIEIVFKYKDEYQQTLEYVLGYADELDIAV
- a CDS encoding DUF6870 family protein codes for the protein MMGIEAMKNVSPKTVDRNTLVQRSSIRLDPAALREDRLREFIKQIRNPYCYLDGKTVVKISFAETDTTMEDCLEHYLRGL
- a CDS encoding ImmA/IrrE family metallo-endopeptidase — protein: MILSQRQLEEIAASTTKDFNRFFFGDEADKPDRSALPTPIDQFAKNYLGLRVSFARLSPDGSICGVTAYANTEYKITELGITRTLALKRNQVILDESFIRSGNVQRLCAKRRFTLAHECAHQILFQLESEEVKASCEMKYSARTAYTPRELKTREDWNEWQANVLGAAILLPQKEVDLAMRRFAETPLINYEGRYSYGDHLTLRLFCRLFGVSKTTASIRLRQLGYMVDRPFSEYVDPLEVW
- a CDS encoding helix-turn-helix domain-containing protein, producing the protein MTFGEKFKAEREKRKLTQQEVADALGINRRMITRYENGISFPRTKDAYRKIAEYFKVDVNYLLTEDEEFVVQASEQYGSRGMKQAKDLIEGMSGLFAGGTLSEQDKDAVMKALQDIYWESKARNVEKYTPKKYKKTGTDAEE
- a CDS encoding ImmA/IrrE family metallo-endopeptidase, yielding MKIARELGIHLHFLDNLNDLLGMYTYRHKERHILLNSNMEYLIMQMVCGHEIGHDTFHRDLAKGNEPLPEFVLFDMRTKHEYEANAFASHLIIDDDELIDLMKQDYDVVQLSAAMGTNINLMLIKLNELNRMGWQLNLPYVPHSDFLKNVRPEG